A genome region from Pseudomonas pergaminensis includes the following:
- a CDS encoding alpha/beta hydrolase family protein: MTARSESIAIDIDDEQMSGTFLSPKSKVPGVLFVHGWGGSQERDLERAKGIAGLGCVCLTFDLRGHAGTGIPLSRVTREDNLRDLLAAYDRLLSHPAIDTSAVAVVGTSYGGYLAAILTSLRPVRWLALRVPALYRDQEWLKPKRDLDKADLMDYRSTLVHAETNRALHACSAFTGDVLIVESETDDHVPHATIMSYRAACQQTHSLTHRIIDGADHSLSDPVSQQAYTSILVDWITEMVVGERLSIIQSQ, from the coding sequence ATGACGGCTAGAAGCGAAAGCATTGCGATCGATATCGACGACGAACAGATGAGCGGCACCTTCCTGAGTCCCAAATCCAAAGTACCGGGGGTGCTGTTTGTACACGGCTGGGGCGGCAGCCAGGAGCGCGACCTCGAACGCGCCAAAGGCATCGCCGGCCTTGGGTGCGTGTGCCTGACCTTCGACCTGCGTGGCCACGCCGGCACGGGCATTCCATTGTCCCGCGTCACCCGTGAGGACAACCTGCGTGACCTGCTGGCGGCCTACGACCGGTTGTTGTCCCACCCGGCCATCGACACCTCGGCGGTGGCGGTGGTGGGCACCAGCTACGGCGGGTACCTGGCCGCCATCCTCACCTCACTGCGCCCGGTGCGCTGGCTGGCGCTGCGCGTACCGGCGCTGTACCGCGACCAGGAATGGCTCAAGCCCAAGCGTGATCTGGATAAGGCCGATCTGATGGATTACCGCAGCACGCTGGTGCATGCCGAAACGAACCGCGCCTTGCACGCGTGCTCGGCGTTTACCGGAGATGTGCTGATCGTCGAGTCTGAAACCGATGATCATGTGCCCCATGCCACCATCATGAGTTACCGCGCGGCGTGCCAGCAGACGCACTCCCTGACCCATCGCATCATCGATGGCGCCGACCATTCTCTCAGCGATCCGGTGTCGCAGCAGGCCTATACCTCGATCCTGGTGGATTGGATCACCGAGATGGTGGTGGGTGAACGGTTGAGCATCATCCAGTCTCAGTAG
- a CDS encoding DUF3182 family protein — protein MTPTQRKKLVVAHSTREGAPLHEVETNRALARWLAQILGLKFGGSYDPDLHAGRALYLLPTQTLVGPAQARALSINGPEDLWGGYVDHDFICTKAISHGLLGPEAKAPEGWSALFCERVRPVVLDGLSVFALEDARPAATRLLYSGPLRLKPVHACAGRGQEVIHSLDEFDAVLARPDAAELFNQGVVLEQDLHDVITHSVGQSFIGEHVFSYCGEQYLTKDGQGEDVYGGSNLLVVPGGYENLLTLDLPGDVREAIEQAQVFDSAADEAYPGFYASRRNYDIAQGLDSNGQRRSGVLEQSWRMGGASSAEVAALQSFINHPGLRAIHVSSVETYVDQPLPADAIEVYRGPAENSEFLLKYVTVKSYDG, from the coding sequence ATGACCCCAACTCAACGCAAGAAGCTGGTAGTGGCTCACTCCACACGCGAGGGCGCGCCGCTGCACGAGGTCGAAACCAACCGCGCCCTGGCGCGCTGGCTGGCGCAGATACTCGGGCTCAAATTCGGCGGCAGCTACGACCCCGATCTGCATGCGGGGCGCGCGCTGTACCTGCTGCCCACGCAAACCCTGGTCGGCCCAGCGCAGGCGCGGGCGCTCAGCATCAATGGCCCGGAGGATCTGTGGGGCGGGTACGTCGACCACGACTTCATCTGCACCAAAGCGATCAGCCATGGCTTGCTCGGCCCTGAGGCCAAGGCGCCGGAAGGCTGGTCGGCATTGTTTTGCGAGCGTGTGCGACCGGTGGTGCTGGATGGCTTGAGCGTGTTCGCCTTGGAGGACGCACGGCCCGCCGCCACCCGCCTGCTCTACAGTGGGCCCCTGCGTTTGAAACCCGTGCACGCCTGCGCGGGCCGTGGGCAGGAAGTTATCCACAGCCTTGATGAATTCGACGCCGTGCTGGCGCGACCCGACGCCGCAGAACTGTTCAACCAAGGCGTGGTGCTGGAGCAAGACCTGCACGACGTGATCACCCACAGTGTCGGCCAGAGCTTTATCGGCGAGCACGTGTTCAGCTACTGCGGCGAGCAATACCTGACGAAAGACGGGCAGGGCGAAGACGTCTATGGCGGCTCCAACCTGCTGGTGGTGCCCGGTGGCTACGAAAACCTGTTAACGCTCGACTTGCCCGGTGACGTACGCGAAGCCATCGAACAAGCCCAGGTTTTCGACAGTGCCGCCGATGAGGCCTACCCGGGTTTTTATGCCTCTCGGCGCAATTACGACATCGCCCAAGGCCTGGACAGTAACGGCCAGCGGCGCAGTGGCGTGCTCGAACAATCCTGGCGCATGGGCGGGGCGAGCAGCGCGGAAGTCGCGGCGTTGCAGAGTTTTATCAATCATCCCGGCTTGCGCGCGATCCACGTGTCCTCGGTGGAAACCTACGTGGACCAACCCCTGCCGGCCGATGCTATCGAGGTGTATCGCGGGCCGGCGGAAAACAGCGAGTTTCTTCTCAAGTACGTGACGGTTAAATCTTATGACGGCTAG
- a CDS encoding GlxA family transcriptional regulator: protein MVVVELGVLIYQGAQLAAVHGLTDLFGVANRIAAEHQSAQLPLLRVSHWQVDATGTPVRAFSSHPGPDQPMMAVLVPPSIGEFTEDQAPPALLEWLRQQHAAGTVLGGVCIGSIMLARSGLLDGRGATTHWSSAKSFAARFPAVRLEADKPIVDDGDLITTAGLMAWSELGLRLVDRLMGPSIAADTARFLVIEHSDSASQCGSNFAPILGHGDAAILKVQHWLQASGAVEVCVAAMAQEAGLEERTFLRRFRNATGLKPTEYCQHLRVGKARQMLEFTNGTIDHIAWTVGYQDPSAFRATFKKITGLAPSDYRSRFGV, encoded by the coding sequence ATGGTCGTTGTTGAGCTGGGCGTGTTGATCTACCAAGGTGCGCAACTGGCGGCCGTGCATGGCCTGACCGACCTGTTCGGCGTAGCCAACCGCATTGCCGCCGAGCATCAATCCGCGCAGTTGCCGCTGCTGCGGGTCAGCCATTGGCAGGTGGACGCGACCGGCACACCGGTGCGCGCATTCAGCAGCCACCCCGGCCCGGATCAACCGATGATGGCCGTGCTGGTGCCGCCCTCGATTGGGGAGTTTACCGAAGACCAGGCGCCCCCTGCGTTACTGGAATGGCTTCGTCAGCAACACGCGGCGGGCACTGTGCTGGGTGGCGTGTGTATTGGCTCGATCATGCTGGCGCGCAGTGGATTGCTTGATGGCCGCGGCGCCACCACCCACTGGTCCTCCGCCAAATCCTTCGCAGCCCGCTTCCCGGCCGTACGCTTGGAGGCGGATAAGCCGATCGTCGATGACGGCGACCTGATCACCACCGCCGGCTTGATGGCCTGGTCCGAACTTGGCCTGCGCCTGGTCGACCGCCTGATGGGCCCCAGCATCGCGGCCGATACGGCGCGTTTCCTGGTGATCGAGCACAGTGACAGTGCCAGCCAGTGCGGCAGCAACTTTGCGCCGATTCTCGGCCACGGTGATGCAGCCATCCTCAAAGTTCAGCACTGGTTGCAGGCCAGTGGTGCAGTGGAGGTTTGCGTGGCGGCGATGGCCCAAGAGGCAGGCCTGGAAGAGCGTACGTTCCTGCGGCGTTTTCGCAATGCCACCGGTTTGAAACCCACCGAGTACTGCCAGCACCTGCGTGTGGGCAAGGCGCGGCAGATGCTTGAGTTCACCAATGGCACCATTGACCATATCGCCTGGACCGTGGGTTATCAGGACCCCAGCGCCTTCCGCGCCACCTTCAAGAAAATCACCGGCCTGGCGCCCAGCGATTACCGCAGCCGTTTTGGCGTCTGA
- a CDS encoding cysteine hydrolase family protein, with the protein MAKQALILIDIQNDYFPQGKWPLAGVDAAADKAAQVLQAFRQAGDAVIHVRHEFTSEDAPFFTPGSEGAHLHSKVSNEGSEPVVLKHFVNAFRETNLRALLEQRSITELVVVGSMSHMCIDAVVRAAADLGYKVTLIHDACATRDLEFNGKVIPAAQVHDAYMASLAFGYATVVSTDEFLAPV; encoded by the coding sequence ATGGCCAAGCAAGCGCTCATCCTAATCGATATCCAGAACGACTACTTCCCCCAGGGCAAGTGGCCACTCGCCGGCGTGGACGCCGCGGCAGACAAGGCCGCGCAGGTGTTGCAGGCATTCCGGCAGGCGGGCGATGCGGTGATTCACGTGCGTCATGAGTTCACCTCCGAGGATGCGCCGTTCTTCACTCCGGGTTCCGAGGGTGCGCACCTGCATAGCAAGGTGTCGAACGAGGGCAGTGAGCCGGTGGTGCTCAAGCACTTCGTGAATGCGTTTCGCGAGACCAACCTGCGCGCCCTGCTGGAACAACGCAGCATCACGGAACTGGTGGTGGTCGGCAGCATGAGTCACATGTGCATCGACGCGGTGGTACGGGCGGCAGCGGACTTGGGCTACAAGGTCACGCTGATCCATGACGCCTGCGCCACGCGAGATCTGGAGTTCAATGGCAAGGTGATCCCGGCGGCGCAGGTGCATGACGCTTATATGGCATCACTGGCGTTCGGCTATGCAACCGTCGTGTCGACCGATGAATTCCTCGCCCCCGTGTAG
- the tam gene encoding trans-aconitate 2-methyltransferase gives MTWSAKQYTMFEQQRTRPVRDLVAAIPNTEVHTAVDLGCGPGNSTEVLAERYPRAHVTGMDSSDDMLVDARKRLPALNFELADIGVWHPTQAFDVILANASLQWLPDHAALYPHLVRQLTPGGTLAVQTPDNLDEPAHRLAREVAADGPWSTKIGAVKHNERHAAGYYYELLSQHCSSVDVWRTTYLHPLADHAAVVEWFKASALRPFLAPLDDSEKAAFLQEYQARITQAYPALADGTVLLPFPRLFIIATA, from the coding sequence ATGACCTGGTCAGCCAAGCAATACACGATGTTCGAACAGCAGCGCACCCGTCCCGTCCGTGACCTGGTCGCGGCTATTCCGAATACTGAGGTGCATACTGCCGTCGACCTGGGCTGCGGCCCCGGCAACTCCACCGAAGTACTGGCCGAGCGCTATCCACGGGCCCACGTCACCGGCATGGACAGCTCCGATGACATGCTGGTCGACGCCCGCAAACGGCTGCCGGCGCTGAATTTTGAACTGGCGGATATCGGGGTGTGGCACCCGACGCAAGCCTTCGATGTGATCCTGGCCAATGCGTCGCTGCAATGGCTGCCCGATCACGCAGCGTTGTACCCGCACCTGGTCCGCCAACTGACACCGGGCGGTACGCTGGCGGTGCAAACGCCGGACAACCTCGACGAGCCCGCCCACCGGCTGGCCCGCGAAGTCGCCGCTGATGGGCCTTGGTCTACCAAGATCGGCGCGGTCAAACACAATGAACGCCATGCGGCGGGTTACTACTACGAGCTGCTGAGTCAGCATTGCAGCAGTGTCGATGTGTGGCGTACCACGTATTTGCATCCGTTGGCGGATCACGCGGCGGTGGTGGAGTGGTTCAAGGCTTCGGCACTGAGGCCATTCCTCGCGCCTTTGGATGACAGCGAAAAAGCTGCCTTCCTACAGGAATACCAGGCGCGGATTACTCAGGCTTACCCAGCACTGGCCGATGGCACCGTGCTGTTGCCCTTTCCGCGCCTGTTCATCATCGCCACTGCGTAG
- a CDS encoding LysR family transcriptional regulator gives MLELRQLKAFVAIAEEGYITRAAERLGMQQPPLTRMLQSLEAELGVVLMERLPRGVRPTTAGLALLDEAREMLAQAEGIAEVVRRAARGERGRLAIGFTSSAALHPFVPSVLRLFRETFVGVTVVLEEAGTGELLDALAHEKLDAAFIRSPLSGTQSLQDEPILVEPMLLALPTDHPLASDFASPLPLAALATESFVLYRRRVGQGLYDAILVACREAGFSPQVVQEAPRMTATLSLVAAGLGVSIVPASMQRLRGDGIVYRELTECRSLVAPLHLATRIGDGSAVLQRFKDMVVTAASTEADHG, from the coding sequence ATGCTGGAGCTTCGCCAACTCAAGGCCTTCGTCGCCATCGCCGAAGAAGGCTACATCACCCGTGCCGCCGAACGCCTGGGCATGCAGCAGCCACCGTTGACCCGAATGCTGCAAAGCCTCGAAGCCGAGTTGGGCGTGGTGTTGATGGAGCGCTTGCCCCGTGGCGTGCGCCCTACGACTGCCGGGCTCGCCTTGCTGGACGAAGCGCGGGAGATGCTCGCCCAAGCCGAAGGGATTGCAGAGGTAGTACGCCGCGCGGCGCGCGGTGAACGCGGGCGGCTGGCGATCGGCTTCACCAGTTCGGCGGCACTGCATCCCTTCGTGCCGAGCGTGCTGCGGCTGTTTCGTGAAACCTTTGTCGGCGTCACCGTGGTGTTGGAGGAAGCCGGTACCGGCGAACTGCTGGACGCGCTGGCGCACGAGAAACTCGACGCGGCGTTTATCCGTTCGCCGCTCAGCGGGACGCAGTCGCTGCAGGACGAACCGATCCTGGTGGAGCCCATGCTGCTGGCGCTGCCGACGGACCACCCGCTGGCAAGCGACTTCGCATCCCCCCTGCCCTTGGCGGCCTTGGCGACCGAGTCCTTCGTGCTGTATCGCCGTCGCGTGGGCCAGGGGTTGTATGACGCGATCCTGGTGGCCTGCCGCGAAGCCGGGTTCAGCCCGCAGGTGGTGCAGGAAGCGCCGCGCATGACCGCGACACTGAGCCTGGTAGCGGCTGGGCTTGGGGTCTCCATCGTGCCGGCATCGATGCAGCGGTTGCGCGGTGACGGCATTGTTTATCGGGAGTTGACGGAGTGCCGGAGCCTGGTGGCGCCGTTGCATTTGGCGACGCGGATTGGGGATGGCTCGGCGGTGTTACAACGGTTCAAGGACATGGTCGTCACCGCCGCGTCGACTGAAGCGGATCACGGGTAA
- a CDS encoding IS3 family transposase (programmed frameshift), which yields MSNPRYPEEFKIQAVNQVAEKKLPVAEVAARLGVSTHSLYAWIKRYSKPLEERQQDDDQHAELRRLRAELKRVTEERDNLKKGRRVLCQGVRLKYAFIKQRAGDYSIRRLCLTLKVHPSGYYAWLSEPQSARAKDNQRLLGLIKHSWLESGGVYGYRKIHDDLREVGEVCGRHRVARLMRLEGLRSQTGYRRRPGKYGGKPAVASPNLLKRQFDVVEPNKVWVTDITYIRTYEGWLYLAVVLDLFSRQVVGWSMKAQMTSDLAIDALLMAVWRRKPKQEVMVHSDQGSQYSSSDWRSFLSANNLVASMSRRGNCHDNAVAESFFQLLKRERIKRKIYITREDARSDVFDYIEMFYNVKRRHGFNNQLSPVEFEKRYAMSLQGV from the exons ATGAGCAACCCACGTTATCCCGAAGAATTCAAAATCCAAGCGGTCAATCAAGTGGCCGAAAAGAAGCTGCCTGTCGCTGAGGTGGCAGCACGTCTTGGTGTGTCGACGCATAGCCTCTATGCCTGGATAAAGCGCTACAGCAAACCTCTAGAAGAACGACAGCAAGACGATGATCAACACGCTGAACTGCGTCGTCTGCGAGCGGAGCTCAAGCGCGTCACTGAAGAGCGAGATA ATCTTAAAAAAGGCCGCCGCGTACTTTGCCAAGGAGTGCGGTTGAAGTACGCCTTTATCAAGCAGCGAGCCGGCGACTATTCCATTCGACGGCTTTGCCTGACGCTGAAAGTCCATCCAAGTGGCTATTACGCCTGGTTGTCTGAGCCGCAATCTGCACGCGCCAAAGACAACCAGCGACTGCTGGGTTTGATCAAGCATTCATGGCTGGAAAGTGGCGGCGTTTATGGCTATCGCAAAATCCATGACGATCTGCGCGAGGTCGGTGAAGTTTGCGGGCGCCATCGCGTGGCAAGGCTGATGCGTCTTGAAGGGCTGCGCTCTCAGACAGGTTATCGACGCCGCCCTGGAAAGTACGGCGGTAAGCCAGCGGTCGCCTCACCCAATTTGCTGAAGCGCCAGTTCGATGTCGTGGAACCCAACAAGGTTTGGGTCACCGACATCACCTACATTCGTACGTATGAAGGCTGGTTGTATTTGGCGGTGGTGCTGGATCTGTTTTCTCGTCAGGTCGTTGGCTGGTCAATGAAGGCGCAGATGACCAGTGATTTGGCTATTGATGCGTTGTTGATGGCGGTTTGGAGGCGTAAACCGAAGCAAGAGGTGATGGTTCATTCCGACCAGGGCAGCCAGTACAGCAGCTCCGACTGGCGCAGCTTTTTGAGCGCAAACAATTTGGTTGCCAGCATGAGTCGCCGAGGCAACTGTCATGACAACGCCGTGGCCGAGAGCTTTTTCCAGCTTCTAAAACGGGAACGGATCAAGCGAAAAATCTACATCACGCGGGAAGATGCTCGTAGTGATGTGTTCGATTACATCGAGATGTTCTACAACGTAAAACGCCGCCATGGTTTCAACAATCAGCTGTCACCGGTAGAGTTTGAAAAGCGTTACGCAATGAGCTTGCAAGGTGTCTAG
- a CDS encoding single-stranded DNA-binding protein, translating into MARGVNKVILVGTCGQDPEVRYLPNGNAVTNLSLATSEQWTDKQTGQKVEKTEWHRVSMFGKVAEIAGEYLRKGSQVYIEGKLQTREWEKDGIKRYTTEIVVDMQGTMQLLGGRPQGDQQGQGGMSNSAPRPQQSRPQPSQQPQRESRPAPQQAAPQPAPDFDSFDDDIPF; encoded by the coding sequence ATGGCCCGTGGGGTTAACAAAGTCATATTGGTCGGTACATGCGGCCAGGATCCCGAAGTTCGCTACTTGCCTAACGGTAACGCCGTGACCAACCTGAGTCTGGCGACCAGCGAACAGTGGACCGACAAGCAGACCGGCCAGAAGGTCGAGAAAACCGAATGGCACCGTGTGTCGATGTTCGGCAAGGTCGCAGAGATCGCCGGTGAGTACCTGCGCAAAGGTTCGCAGGTGTACATCGAAGGCAAGCTGCAGACCCGCGAGTGGGAAAAAGACGGCATCAAGCGTTACACCACCGAAATCGTGGTCGACATGCAAGGCACCATGCAACTGCTGGGCGGCCGTCCACAGGGCGACCAACAGGGCCAGGGCGGCATGTCCAACTCGGCACCGCGTCCACAGCAGTCGCGTCCGCAGCCAAGCCAGCAGCCACAGCGTGAGTCGCGTCCAGCGCCACAGCAGGCCGCGCCGCAGCCAGCGCCGGATTTCGACAGCTTTGATGACGATATCCCGTTCTGA
- a CDS encoding MFS transporter has product MHDPHSERMSSGETRAASGLALVFAFRMLGMFMVLPVLATYGMDLAGATPALIGLAIGAYGLTQAIFQIPFGIISDRIGRRPVIYLGLIVFALGSVLAAQSDSIWGVIAGRILQGAGAISAAVMALLSDLTREQHRTKAMAMIGMTIGLSFAVAMVVGPLLTRAFGLHGLFLATGGMALFGIVIVAFMVPRSTGTLQHRESGVARQALLPTLKHPDLLRLDLGIFVLHAMLMCSFVALPLALVEKAGLPKEQHWWVYLTALLISFFAMIPFIIYGEKKRKMKRILLGAVATLMLTELFFWQFGDSLRALVIGTVVFFTAFNLLEASLPSLISKVSPAGGKGTAMGVYSTSQFLGSALGGIMGGWMFQHGGLSVVFLGCAGLAALWLAFAVTMREPPYVTSLRLPLSPEAIREAGLVERLKAVTGVTDAVVVAEEAAIYIKLDTELLDRATLEQLVNPVPTARPA; this is encoded by the coding sequence ATGCACGATCCCCACAGCGAACGCATGAGTAGCGGCGAGACCCGAGCGGCAAGCGGTCTGGCCCTGGTGTTCGCCTTCCGTATGCTGGGCATGTTTATGGTGTTGCCAGTGCTGGCGACCTATGGGATGGATCTCGCAGGTGCGACCCCGGCATTGATCGGCTTGGCAATTGGCGCCTATGGCCTGACCCAGGCGATTTTCCAGATCCCGTTCGGGATCATTTCCGACCGCATTGGCCGCCGTCCGGTGATCTACCTGGGGCTGATCGTGTTCGCGCTGGGCAGCGTGCTCGCCGCGCAGTCCGATTCGATCTGGGGTGTGATTGCCGGGCGTATCCTGCAAGGCGCCGGTGCGATTTCCGCGGCAGTCATGGCGTTGCTGTCCGACCTGACCCGCGAGCAACACCGCACCAAGGCCATGGCCATGATCGGCATGACCATCGGCCTGTCGTTTGCCGTGGCGATGGTGGTCGGGCCCTTGCTGACCCGCGCGTTCGGCCTGCACGGGCTGTTCCTGGCCACTGGTGGCATGGCGTTGTTCGGTATCGTGATCGTGGCCTTTATGGTGCCTCGTTCTACCGGCACGTTGCAGCACCGCGAGTCCGGCGTCGCCCGCCAGGCATTGCTGCCAACGCTCAAGCACCCGGACCTGCTGCGCCTGGATTTGGGTATCTTCGTGTTGCACGCAATGCTGATGTGCAGCTTCGTCGCCTTGCCCCTGGCGCTGGTGGAAAAAGCCGGCCTGCCCAAGGAGCAGCACTGGTGGGTGTACCTCACCGCCTTGTTGATTTCGTTCTTCGCCATGATCCCGTTCATTATCTATGGCGAGAAAAAACGCAAAATGAAACGAATCCTGCTCGGCGCCGTCGCGACGCTGATGCTCACTGAGCTATTCTTCTGGCAGTTCGGCGACAGCCTGCGGGCGCTGGTAATCGGCACGGTGGTGTTTTTCACCGCGTTCAACCTGCTGGAGGCTTCGTTGCCTTCGCTGATCAGCAAAGTTTCACCGGCCGGCGGCAAAGGGACGGCGATGGGTGTGTATTCCACCAGCCAGTTTCTGGGTTCTGCACTGGGCGGCATCATGGGTGGCTGGATGTTCCAGCATGGCGGTTTGTCGGTTGTGTTTCTTGGATGCGCAGGTCTGGCTGCCCTCTGGCTAGCCTTTGCTGTTACCATGCGCGAACCTCCCTATGTGACGAGTCTGCGTTTGCCGTTATCGCCTGAAGCGATCCGCGAAGCCGGTCTGGTCGAGCGCCTTAAGGCCGTTACAGGGGTTACCGATGCCGTGGTTGTCGCTGAAGAAGCCGCCATCTACATCAAATTGGACACCGAATTATTGGATCGCGCGACGCTCGAGCAACTGGTCAACCCAGTGCCGACAGCGCGCCCAGCCTAG